The genome window tagagagtctttggtctcatatcaaaattattttccatgatcATTTTATGTccctttgaaaaaagtgtcttcttgttgacttttaaaaaggacatataatgtatgaagctatatctcttagattattgacctatgagctttgatttttggaccattggatagaggaatgaattcccttcaaaatgagctttggtgggaatttttctgatgaagtatgaatatttggtgaattttcaaagtttggttgacttttcagttcatgcccaaaatagtaacttttgacttttgacttttctgatctttccttgtatcatcatgatcaacccttgatcaaatgatgattttagggttaataggatgttgctgaccaaatatcttgaattttgactgtgtattgacttgaaatgactattttgcccttgagagtcgattgttgccctaatcaagatttgagggactcaactttCTCTGATTGGCTTGGAACtttacatggagattctttgggatgtttgtgaccctatggaaccaccttgagccattgattcagtgattttcctttgaaagaaccaaaccctagttcagaactttgtataggagaatttgtataggagctttgcatatggatttgaaacttgaataggagaaatagtgtgggaaaattttggggtatgacagtgataTTCAATATTGACCTAGTGAATGGAATTTTCAGAAATATAGATAACAGTGAAGAAAAATAGCTATACAACACGCATCGGGAAATAAAAATTTTCCTTTAGTTGATCCTTACGAATGAATATGATTAGGGATAGAAACAGTTACCTCTTGTGGAGATTAAAACCTTTGATACAAATATGGTCCAATGACATTAAGAAGTGTATCATAAGCAAGGATGTGAAATTCAATGAAGATGAGATGATGTGCATAAAGGATTCAGAGGAGAAAACTGAAGAAGGTCTAGTGGCAGGATCAACCAAGTTTGAGGTGAAGCTCATCTCAGGTGAAGACTAATTACGGCCAAAAACTGATCACTCCAGCCAGGAGGCTGATGTTCCTTATGAAGACCAAGTAAAAATTGAAAAGGTGCATACAGATGTCAATGTTTTAGATTTCATGACCAAGGTGGTGTCCCTGTGAAAGTTCAGGCTATGCCTGAGACTGCTCAAGATTGAGATTTGTTGATTCTGCGCAAGTATCTAAAGCTAAGAGGGATATCTAATCCAAGAGAGAGATTGTTGAATTGGATTGGGACTGGATATTGCTACTGGCTATTGCATGTGTGAGTTATAATTATAATCGTTGTGGTTTTTGTGCTACCCTATAATAACCTCTAATCGTTCTGAGTCACTTGCTTCGCAGGTCAAAAGGTTAAAGACTGTGGATAGCTTTAAATATCTAGCTAACTTTATTTCTTAGAGTATCGATGTAGATCaggatcaacataattaattagAGGAAAAAGAGGTCAAGTGAGTGTAGGCTTGTTTTGGAATGAACACAGGTGAAAGGTTAGTGTGAGGGAGAGGTGAATCTCCATTGTCGCACCTTCGTATTCTTCAGTAATTGCATCTTGGATTACCTCGATTTTAGAGTAGTCTATTCAGAGTAGGAATTTTCTCTCTGAACTGGGTTACCAAAGTGTTTGTTGTGTTCTTTGATGTTCTTGATTGTTCTTGCATTATATTatgttatgtgtaattgtgtgactGGAAATTTCTTGCTTTGATTGATTTGGTGTTTGTTTCCGGTACACCAATAAGCCATAACATAGCCATTGTTTAATGGTGGTTAAATTGGAGGTCATGTAACAGCCCGGGCCCCTCGCAAGGCGCTCCCGACATTGTCACCTCACGATCTTTCCCctctcactagtagagtttttgcctgtCGTAGAAATCGAACTCTGTACCTTAGaattcaagtacatgttcaatctATTCTCAgtaccaattgagctactagcaCACCTTATCAACTTTGTGTAATGACTACAAATGAATATGGAAATGGTTTACTGTTATATTTAAGAAATGGTAGAAACCAGTACAAGTTTCAGTACAACAGTAATAACccaaatgataaaaaataaggtcGAAAGAAAATCTTCTCAAGGGAGAAATACCCAACTAGGGTCCAGAGAGGGAAGGAAGAGAATTACTAAATTATTCCACACCAGATCCTTTCCTCAATACAGCTTATATCCTTTCAGCTTAGTGCTTGGAAACTTTGTTCGGTGGCTGCGCCTTATTTCCACAATTTGCGGATCCTCAACCAATTCTGTATTTTGTCGTACTCATTCTCTTGTGGGCCCTCCTTAATGATTGGGTCCCTTTCAATACCTCCCCCATTAAAggaaaccttgtcctcaaggttaaaGTTGGGATAAGTCAGTTGAATGTCTTCCCGATCCTCCCAAGTAGCAGCAGATGCAGGCAAGCCCTCCCACCCAATTAAAACTTGAGGAACATCAGTAGACCCCTGCATTAATGTCCTGGAGTCAAGGACCTCACTAGGCTGCAGAACAGGACCAAGTTCTGAGGTAGTCAATGGCAGTGGCAGATAAGGTGGAACGTGAGGTCCATGGAATTGCTTCAATTGTGACACATGGAATACCGGGTGAATTTTCGCAGTGGCAGGTAAATCCAAACGATAAGCCACTGCACCCACCTTTGCAATAATTGAGAATGGACCAAAATAACGCAGCCCCAATTTTTGATGTTTCCTCAAAGCCACAGAAGATTGCCGGTAAGGTTGGAGTTTAACTAGGACTTGCTCATTGATTTGAAACTCAACATGCCTACGTTTCTTGTCAGCTTGGTTTTTCATCATTTGTTGCGCCTTGTGAAGGTTGGCTTGCATCTGGGACAGTAACTCTTCTCGTTGTATTAGTTGTTCCTGCAACTCGGGAGGATCATCTGCAGTACCTTGGGAACGGAGAAGAGTAGGAGGATCTCGCCCATAGAGGGCCTTAAATGGAGTCATTGCCGCGCTCATGTGATGTGAGGTATTGTACCAATATTCTGCCCAAGCAAGAGCCTTGGACCACTTAAGAGGATTGGTGAATGTGAGACAACGTAAGTACATCTCTAAACATTTATTGAGCGCCTCAGATTGGCCATCGGACTGAGGATGGTAAGCCGAACTCATAGCAAGAGTGGTACCATGAAGCTTAAAGAGATGGCGCCAAAAGGTGCTAGTGAAAACCTTGTCACGGTCCGAGACAATCGAGGAAGGCATGCCATGAAGTTTCACCACATTATTCATAAACACTTCTGCAACCTTCTTACTATCATAATCAACCTTTAAGGGAAAGAAATGAGCAAATTTTGTCAACCTGTCGATTACCACCATGATGACAGTGAACCCATTAGAGGCCGGTAATCCCGTGATAAAATCCATAGCAACGTCTTCCCATACTTGTTTTGGAATGGGCAAAGGTGCTAATAATCCTGCTGGAAGAGTAGTAGCAGTCTTTGCTTGTTGACACACCGCACAATGCTTGATAAAAGACTTAATATTTTTGCGCATATGAGGCCAATAAAATTGGGAGGCGATGCGTGCTGTAGTTCGAGTGATACCCGAGTGTCCACCAATGGGTGAGGAGTGCAGTTCAACTAAAATTTTCTGAATGAGTGCGCTCTTCTCTGGTATGACAATTCTGTTTTGCCAAAACAGCAAGCCGTCATTACTGCTATAGTTCACATCTGGGAAAGAATGTGACTGACATTGTTGTAGAATGTCCCTCAGTAGAGGGTCCTGCTGAATGCCGCGACGTAGTTCATCAAAAAATGAATATCGTGGTTCCGACCATGCCATCAAACACATCCTTGACAGTGCATCAGCAGCAACATTTTCTTTACCCGACTTGTATTCAATAGTGAAGTCGAACCCAATGAATTTGTGGAACCATGCTTGTTGTTCCGGTGTTTGAAGTGTTTGTTCCATTAAGACCTTAAGGCTCTTTTGGTCGGTGCGGATAATGAATTTATGACCCAACAAGTAGTGTCTAAACTTGGCCAATGCATCCGTGATGGCACGAAATTCACGCACATAAGCTGATTGTTTTTGAGCAGTAGGTCCTAATTTCTTGGAAAAGAAAGCAATAGGGTGCCCGGACTGACTCAAAATGGCTCCCACACCTGTATTTGAAGCATCAGTTTCTAACACAAAAGGCTTAGAAAAATCTGGCAGGGCTAAAACCGGGGCAGTGGAGATAACCAACTTGAGATTGTGAAAAGCTGTCGTGGCAGAATCGTCCCAATGAAAACCCTCTTTCTTCAATAAATTGGTCAGAGGCGATGCAATTTGTGAATAGGACTTAATGAAGCGACGATAATAACCGGTAAGGCCTAGAAAACCTCTAAGTTGTTTGACATTAATAGGCAGAGGCCACTCCGAAATTGCTCTGACCTTGTCTTTATCCATGGAAACACCACTTCCAGACACTGTATGGCCCAAATAATCCACCTCTAACATGCCAAAAGCGCACTTAGACAACTTTACAAACAACACTTGTTCCTTAAGTGTCGATAATACACGTTCTAAATGATCCAAGTGAGTTAACCAAGTAGGACTGTAGACCAGGATGTCGTCAAAGAAAACTAAGACAAATTTGCGAAGAGCAAATTGGAATACCTCATTCATCAAACATTGAAATGATGCCGGAGCATTAGACAATCCAAAGGGCATCACCAACCACTCATAGTGCCCTTGATGGGTTCGAAAAGCCGTTTTGTGTCGATCCTTTGGGTTCATCAATATTTGATGATAGCCGGAGCGAAGATCAAGCTTGGAGAAATACTTAGCACCGTATAACTCGTCGAGTAATTCATCCACTGTGGGCAACGGAAAACTGTCCTTGACGGTGACCATGTTAAGAGCCCGATAATCTGTACAAAACCTCCATGTGCCATCCTTCTTCTTGACCAAGATTACGGGAGAAGAAAATGGACTTGTGCTTGGTTGTATTAAGCCCTGTTGCAGCATTTCCGAAACCATTTTCTCAATCTGTTCTTTCTGGCTATGTGGATAGCGATAAGGCCTCACTTTGACGACTTTCCCTTCATCAAAAAGGGGAATAGAATGGTTTTGAGTCCGAGAAGGAGGCAATGATGTAGGGCTTTGAAAAACGTCGGAATAACGCATCAGTAAAGCCTGTAACTCAGGGGCTAAATTCGGAGGAATTGATAAAGGAACATCAGATTGAACTTCCACGTTAAGTAGTTGCATTGTATACACTTCTGAAATCGCATTAGTACGATGCAAACGACGTATGTGGTGCAGTTGGGCCGGTGCTGGCATAGGCTCAGTAATGCCAGAAAGAGTGATGAATTTTCCATCAGTAAAAAATCGGAGAGTCATATCTGAGTAATTCGCTATGTGTGGTCCCAAAGTAGCTAACCAAGCAGAACCCAAGATCAAATCCGCACCAGAAAATGGCAATAAAAACACAGGTAAAACCAAAACTTGTCCTTGAATCTCAACAGAAAGCTTTGAAATCTTACCCTCAGCTACCATAGATTCACCATTTCCCACTAAAACATTGAAACCAGGAGCTGGCTCAACTGGAAGTTGCAGAAATTTAGCCAATCGAGGCTGAAAAAAATTGTCGGAGCTCCCGCCGTCGACAAGGATTTGTATTGGAACACCTGCAATGGCGCCCATGAAACGCAGTGTACCCAATTTGCGGATCCACTGGATTTGATTCAGTATCTGATGGTGGGGGTAAGGGGTCATCAAGTTGTAAGAGAAAGAGATGTTTGTTAGGACATCGGTGGCGGAATGAAAATTTATCGTCACAATAATAACACAGTCCCTTGTCACGTCGGAGTTGCATTTCTGCTGGACTTATGCTCTTAACAGTATGATTAGGAACAGAAGGACGAGTCATGGGTGTCGGTAATAGAGGTGGGGCAGTGGGGCGGTTTATGGGGCCTGATGTGGATCCTTGAGAGCTGGTGGAGCGGTTTGAGTAAGTGTTGGTGGTTTGTGGGTTTTTGGAAAAGAAAGTTTGGTTAGGATTTTTTGTGGGTTGAAATTTGTCCTCAAATAAGCGGGCTATAGACACCGCTTGGCCCAAAGAAAGAGGCCCTTGAGATATGACCTCACGCTGCAACTCTTTTTGAAGACCACTTAAGAAACAATCCAATAAGGCATCAGGATCCAATCCGGTGACCCGGTTTGCTAGAGTGGTAAACTGTAAATAAAACTCATTAACCGAACCTGTTTGGGTCAATTTGAATAAGGCGGTTCTGGGCCGGTCGAACTGTGATGGTCCATACTCCAACTCCAGAGCATGTGTAAATTCCTGCCATGAACGAAACGGCGAATCTCTTTGAATCATCTGGAACCACGGGACCACCGTATGGTCGAGGTGCACCGCCGCAATCGTTAAACGTTCTGGATCTGGTGTGCGGTAATAGTCGAAAAATTGATCCGCCTTGAAGATCCATGCCAACACATCTGTCCCATTGAAACGTGGAAATTCCAATCGGACGTTCCTGGTGTGAAAAGGTTGTTCACGGTGAAGCTGAGGACCACGGGAAACGGACGCCTGTGCGAAAGTCGTCAACATCGTCTCCATGCGTTGTAATGACGCCGCCGTATCAGATATAGAGGCGCTATGCGACGTAACCGTGTCAGTAAGTTGACGAAGTTGATGGTGTAGTTGAATGGAGACGGTCTCGGAAAGTTGTGCAAGCTGAGATTCGATGGTGGATAGGCGTTCTCCGTCGGCCATGGTAGCAATGAAAGCACCAGTTGTAATGACTACAAATGAATATGGAAATGGTTTACTGTTATATTTAAGAAATGGTAGAAACCAGTACAAGTTTCAGTACAACAGTAATAACccaaatgataaaaaataaggtcGAAAGAAAATCTTCTCAAGGGAGAAATACCCAACTAGGGTCCAGAGAGGGAAGGAAGAGAATTACTAAATTATTCCACACCAGATCCTTTCCTCAATACAGCTTATATCCTTTCAGCTTAGTGCTTGGAAACTTTGTTCGGTGGCTGCGCCTTATTTCCACAATTTGCGGATCCTCAACCAATTCTGTATTTTGTCGTGCTGACTCATTCTCTTGTGGGCCCTCCTTAATGATTGGGTCCCTTTCACTTTGTGCACCTTATCAACGGCTCTGCTAATGCTATCTCCCATAAATTTTAAAATCCAGTTCATGTAGCCACGATTTAAGCTCAATTATCTCCAGAATCTAAAGGAATCACTTATCAAAAAGAGAACAACATAGATGGCAACTAGTCTAAGTACCATAACCACATTTCGTGTAAAgtcattgcactcataacaagATAATAACACACGATGTTGAAATACATGTTTCTTTTCAAACCGAAAAAGTTGTTATAATGGCAAAGTGTATTCGGCAAAGTGAAATTGTGGTCCTTAGAATGTCAACAATGTCACAAAAGGTTAGCAGCTAAAATAGTGCTAAAGATTCTTCCTTGTGCTACATAACAATGTATAACAACTGGTAGAGATTTGAAGCATATAATTCATGCCTAACTTGACTCAAATTAACCACTTGTCTATCTAGTCAAAAGTTAATCTTCAATAGTGGTTGTCCCCTTCATAGTCTTTTGTGGTTTAAGCTAAGGTTAAGATGGGTTGGGATAAGTCAATCGTAATCTAGGCCACTACATTTTGCTGGTTTAATTTTGGTAACATAAGaagaataaaaaagagaaaaaaaacaaaaggagAAGAGATAGTGGCAACTCGTGAACCATAGCCAATATATACATACAATGAACTCCTATTTTGTTTGAAGTTTGCATGCATATTGTCCTCACAAAGAATGCTATTAAGGAAAAAATTTCAATCTCTTTTCATGTGATAATTTTAATTTCCAACATATTGGCATAACAATGAAATGATGTGTGCGCATACTAACTCATGGATCACGTGAAGAGAATCTGAATAGCAGATGATTTTTTAAAAGATAGTTTGTCAACACAATTTGAGACCAACAAGGAGAGTCAACCAAATAAATTTGGAGGCATAGagcaaaaatttatataatttctctTAGGGCCATACTAACTGTGTACTAAAGGGAAGTGTTAAGAAACACTTAAGTAGAaagtttatatttaaaaaagtatttaataattaattataaatttttaataaaattaatctataatttttttatatatattttgctCCACTGTTTTCTGTATTATCTAAATTAcatgaataacatcaaaatgaaaaGATTAATACCATTGAACCATGGACCTTTTATCTTAAAAATCTTAAAAGAGACTTTTTACCGGTAAAGAATATTAAAACATCATAAAAATTTGATATTAAAACATCATAAGACTcaagcgtttcaccgctagaTTACATACACACGCACACTCTCGGTTTGGTTGTTAAATGACCTATCTACTccgataaaataaaaatattgttattaaataaaataaatttaattaaaataaaatagatattagtAAATGACTCGTGAGATAAAAATTATGtgcttaaaaaaacaaattataaatatgaaaaaaaaattaataaatgttcTTTGAAACTTGAAAGTATACTTACGGATTTCTCTAAAGTATATTgttaaactattttattttataaaacaaatgTGTGATTTACTTACTTACACATTAATTTGTTGTATTATACACTTTCaaattttatcaatatttttttatttttcaacgaTCCCTAAAACTTGGGATGAACCAAAATTCCATTTTGCAACTTACAAAGTTCTTTTAAAATTAGTCCCAAAATAAAGTTCTTTTAGAAACTATTCCCTTTGTGtatgacttttttttttcatactttAAAAAAAGTACTttataaaaaatgataataacATCAAATGATACTTCCTCCTCTCAGATTCAAAGATCATACAAATTAGACAGAACAACACAAGCAAAATTCactatttcttttcaaaaaaaagaaggaatattCATTTATTCGTTATatctatattttaaatttgtatgtATCATTAAATATTTAAACCATGATTTGAGAGAGGGGATGGTGTATTAAAACAGTTAGGTGTGCGGATAGTGGTAACACCAAATAAAGTAGAAAGTGAAAGCCCGGGCCCAAAATCATGTTGTAGTCTTCAATGGGCTTAACCGGGCATCCGATTAGAGCCCAATCAAGATCCTAGAACCTTCTTTTGTGATCTAGAACCACTGCTTCTTCTAGTCTTAAAACCCTAATCTTCTGCAGAACCCTATTCGCAGTAAAACCCTAATCTTCGAACCCCAACACAATGGCAAAGCGTTTGATTCCAACCTTCAACCGCATCCTCGTCGAGAAAATCGTCCCTCCGTCCAAAACCTCCGCCGGGATTCTCCTCCCTGAGAAAACCTCCCAGGTTAGAACTCGAGACTCACTTCATTTTGTAAATGTATCTTAATCGGTTTCGATTCGGTTGATAAACTGTTTCTGGTTTCGAATCAGCTTAATTCCGGAAAGGTTGTTGCTGTTGGACCTGGATCGAGAGACAGATCGGGAAATTTGATTCCGGTGTCTGTTAAGGAAGGTGACCACGTTCTTTTGCCGGAGTACGGTGGCTCTCAAATTAAGCTTGATGACAAAGAGTAAGTTATCGGAATAGTGCTATTTGTTTGTGAAGAATTGCGTTGAAATGAAAATTTGTTTAAcgaattggtttttttttttctgtttttgttttgatttttgcaggtTCCATTTGTTTAGGGATGAGGACATTTTGGGTATTCTGCATGACTGATTGAGTTTAGGGTTTGTATTCTTGAGGAAATGTCAGTTTTTATTGGGTTTAaacttttaaataatttaaatctgATATCTGGTGTAATTTGGTTCAAACATTTGAGAGGGTTATCTCTTTTGTATCCTGAAAACGGCAATGATAATAGTGCTTTTTATGCTGGGGTTTGATTTAATCGTGATTGTTCCTGTGTTTGATGATAGTTAGTATGATGTTCATGTTAGTATCAGTGCTTAGGCTTACATTCGATCTATTTTAATTAAGCAAAGTAGGTCAAGGTATGAAATGATAGACTACCACTTACAAAGTCCAAGCACTAGTCATGGAAAATATGAATCAAAGTAGGGTACTTTTTTCCTGTCTGAACTTATATCTACACTAAGCATTCATATTAATGAGTTTTGTATTGAAACAGACTATACCAATATCCCTAGAAAAGCCACCATGTTTAAAAACACTCCCCATCGGCTGCACTACCAACCTGGGTTTTAAACATTGGTTGTGGTTGTATAGAGGTTGCCTTGGTTTAGTTTGTCAGATCATTCTTGAAAGTGCAGTGTTGTTTCTTGCAGCATGAACTTGTGTTCTCGCTAGTTCTGCGCAATGGTGAATTGGTAAtgagttttttttcctttttttcaatgatttagATTGGGCAGCAATGGTGAATTGGTGgtcagttttttttttctttctatttttcaatAATTTAGTTTGGGCAGCAATGATGAATCGGTGATAAGTTTCTTTCAATGTTCAATTTTGTAATGTAAGTAGGATTTAGTATTTCTGTTTGAACTAAACTTTATTGTTCAATTGATTTTAGAAGTTTATTTGCTCCCTAATGAAAGAGAAAGTTATACTTCCCATTTAGttgtgaaaattttaattttatacagGCTCTCAGTGTCACGGTTGTTTGCAACAGGGCCTTATTTTTGTTTAACAGGGTAAAATTTTCATTGATAATTAAGGTCAATTAGGCAGTGCAGAGCCAAACAGGTCCTTAGttgtgaaaattttaattttatacagGCTCTCAGTGTCACGGTTGTTTGCAACAGGGCCTTATTTTTGTTTAACAGGGTAAAATTTTCATTGATAATTAAGGTCAATTAGGCAGTGCAGAGCCAAACAGGTCCTTCCAAGATCACATAGTCTTTCTCTCGTGCTATGGATATTATCCACCGTATTcaccttttatttatatatatcagCAACACACACTAGGTCATTGGATACAAGTAACTAGCATACGATTCTGCCGGTGCAATgtgcttttttttctttctcgagaattcatttatttttgaattaaagaTCAACATTCTCAATTGATGGTTTTTTAATCTATGTTTCCTATTTGTCTTGAGAACTCTATTCTCTCTTGAGTTAATAATGATTTGAGTGCAAGAGTACGGGGTTATGAAGTGCAAGAGTTTACATTTGATTTACCTAGAAATCATTTTCAAGCCAAACAATATTTATTTCCTCCGCCTCTTTCATAGTTATTGCAACACCATTAAAGATGCCATTAAAGACTCTCCAAATAGACTAGACTATAAGATGTTAAATCCTACGAAAAACCCCCTCTATACTTAATTTTACCCATTAAAAAAGAAGCCAAGGTTTTCTAAGGGGAAGTACATTCTTCTCAATAACTGAAAGATCTTATACCACACAAAGAGAGCTAAATCACAAGGTTTTCTAAGGAACATTAATGTCTTCCTAACAATTGAAAGATCTTATACCCCACACAAAGGGAGCTAAATCACATGTAACAAAAAGATGGGAAACTAACTCAACCAAAGTCCTATAAAAGGGATAAATATCTCACTAGGTTCATCAACCACCCCATGATTTGATAAGTTCTCCATAGAGGGGAGTTTGTCTTGCAGAAATTGTCAGGAGAAGACCACCACCTAACTAACCTAAATAATGGATAGGTCGAATTCACATTCGAATTATACCCGGAATAGAGATTGACCTGTTCCACTAAACATGATAAATAGAGGCAATTGAGAAAGTATCTTCTCTAAAATTCTTTTAAACCCCTTGTCTCTATTAAGGAAAAGATTAACACCTCGGAGAAGAGAAATAAGGTTTTCAAAAATAGGTAGATCTAGAAGAATAAGAATAAAATATCTTTGTCACTTAAGATCCCAAACCATATTCACATTAACCACCAGACCGGTCTCTCCTACCAACCCATCCCGTTGAATTAAATTACATAATAGACCAGTGAACTTAATTTTAAGGGGAATATAGCCTAATCAATGGTCATTCCAAAAGAATGTTTGGGTGCCTAATCCAACTTTCCTAAGGATGCCATCAATAAACCAATAGGAGGGGTCTTCCTCTCTAAATTTAAGGAGAGACAACTATTTCCACTAATAAGAACTAGATCGATAACCCATTATCCTATCTCTAAAAGAGAAGAAATAACTAGAAACATGCCTAGCTACAAGAATATCTCTCAAAAAGCCTAAGGCACCTTTAAATAACCTCCATTTCCACTTCGCCAATAGGGCTATATAAACCAGTATGAGATCCTTAACTCCTAACACGTCTTTACTCTTAGGCTTACACACACATCTTAGAATCTCCTTTCACCTCTCCTCAAAGGAACCTTCGTTGTAATCCAACAAGCTTATTCCACACCtttacaaacttttttttttaaaaaaaagacaaGAAAAAATGGAAATAACATTTAGCACAACATTAGAAAGGACCAGTATGTCACCTAAACTAACATATATATGTTTCCAATAGATGGGTTTCCTGGTTAGCAAATTGTATAAAGTATCCCAGGTGATTTCACACCTAGGATAAGCCCTGGCTGACAAACTAAGGTACTTAAAAGGGAGAGTTTTAATCTCACTATGAAGAAATTCACATGCAGAGGATAAAAAGATTGGGTTCATATTAACCCTGCAAGATTGCTCTTGAAGAAGTTAACATGAAGCCTTGAGACTTGCTCAAAGCCTCTAAGGACACCCTCAATATTCCACTGATTCTCAAGAATATGGACTACAACTATGAAGGTATCATCAACATATTGAAGATGAGATACCACCAAATCAGATGTGCCCACCCTGAATCCAGAATATAGACCAACCTCCTTAACCTTAGTAACTAAGCCACTTAGCCCCTCAGTcacaagaagaaacaagaagagGGCTAGAAGATTCCCTTACTTCAAACCCATTTG of Vicia villosa cultivar HV-30 ecotype Madison, WI unplaced genomic scaffold, Vvil1.0 ctg.001535F_1_1, whole genome shotgun sequence contains these proteins:
- the LOC131635711 gene encoding 10 kDa chaperonin, mitochondrial-like, with protein sequence MAKRLIPTFNRILVEKIVPPSKTSAGILLPEKTSQLNSGKVVAVGPGSRDRSGNLIPVSVKEGDHVLLPEYGGSQIKLDDKEFHLFRDEDILGILHD